The window AAGTCCGTCGAAGACGTCTTCAACGGCTGATTCGCAACGGCTCACGAGAAACCCCGCTTCGGCGGGGTTTTTCGTTTCTGGCGGGAGGCCGGGCCCGGAGGGCTATGCTTTAGGGAAGGGCGTCGTCCATTCACTCGCTGCGGCGCCCGCCGGCTGCGGCCGGGAGGCGCCATGTTGAGGCTGCTCCGTCGACTCGCCTGTTTCCTGCTGCTTGGCGCGGGCGGGACGCTGGCGGCTCCCACGGCGGTGGTGCTGGATGTGGACGGCGCCATCGGGCCGGCGACCGCCGACTACGTGGTGCGCGGCATCAGTCGCGCCGCCGACGAGGGCGCGGCGCTGGTGGTGCTGCGCATGGATACCCCCGGCGGGCTGGACAGTGCGATGCGCAGCATCGTCAAGGCGATCCTGGTCAGCCCGGTGCCGGTGGCCGGCTATGTCGCCCCCGGCGGCGCACGAGCGGCCAGTGCCGGGACCTACATCCTCTACGCCTGCCACATCGCGGCGATGGCGCCGGGTACCAACCTGGGTGCCGCGACGCCGATAGCGATCGGTATGCCCGACCCCGAACGCTCGCAGGACAAGGGCGCCGCCAAGCCCGACGACAACCGCAGCACCCTCGAACGCAAGCAGATCAACGATGCCTCGGCCTATATCCGTGGCCTGGCGCAACTGCGCGGACGCAACGCGGAGTGGGCCGAGCGCGCGGTGCGCGAGGCGGTCAGCCTGGCGGCCGACGAGGCGCTGAAGGAGAAGGTGGTGGATGTGGTGGCGCCGGACATTCCGATGCTGCTGACCATGATCGACGGCCGCAGCGTCAGCGTCGAAGGTCACGACCTGCGCCTGCATGTGGCTGGCGCGGCGCTGGTGCAGCGTGAGGCGGACTGGCGGACCAGGCTGCTGGCGGTGATCACCGATCCCAGCGTGGCGCTGATCCTGATGATGATCGGCATCTATGGGCTGATCTTCGAGTTCGCCAATCCCGGCATGACGCTGCCCGGCGTGCTGGGGGCGATCTGCCTGCTGCTGGGGCTGTATGGGCTGCAGATGTTGCCGGTGAGCTATGCCGGCGCGGCGCTGATCCTGCTCGGCCTGGCCTTCATGGTCGGCGAAGCCTTCATGCCCAGCTTCGGCGCCCTCGGGCTGGGCGGCATTGCCGCGTTCGTGGTCGGCGCGTTGATCCTGATCGACACCGAAGCTCCCGGCTTCGGCATTCCCCTGGGGCTGGTGGTGGCGTTGGCGACCATCAGTGCCCTGTTCATCGCCGGCGTCCTCAGTGTTGCGATCAAGGCGCGGCGTCGCACCGTGGTCAGCGGTCCGGCGGGCCTGGTGGGGAGCCTGGCGACCATCCAGTGGGTGGCCGATGACGATCCTTGCGCCGGCTGGGTAGTGCTGCAGGGCGAGCAATGGCAGGTCCACGCCAACCGGCCGCTGCACAGTGGCCAGCGGGTGCGGGTGATGGCGCGTAACGGCCTGAGCCTGGAAGTGGCGGCCAACGACGATTCAGGAGGTGTGTGATGGGTTTTCCCTTCGGGCTCTTGGTGGCGCTGATCCTGCTGCTGTTCCTGGTGCTCAGCGCGCTGCGAATCCTGCGTGAATACGAGCGTGGGGTGGTGTTCCAGCTCGGCCGCTTCTGGAAGGTGAAGGGACCGGGGCTGGTGCTGGTGATACCGGTGGTGCAGCAGATGGTCCGGGTCGACCTGCGCACGGTGGTGCTCGACGTGCCGCCGCAGGACGTGATCTCCCGCGACAACGTCTCGGTGAAGGTCAACGCGGTGGTGTACTTCCGCGTGCTCGACCCGCAGAAGGCGATCATCCAGGTGGAGAACTTCCTCGCCGCCACCAGCCAGCTGGCGCAGACCACCCTGCGCGCGGTGCTGGGCAAGCACGAGCTGGACGAGATGCTGGCCGAGCGCGAGCGGCTCAACATGGACATCCAGAAGGTCCTCGATGCGCAGACCGACGCCTGGGGCATCAAGGTCGCCAACGTCGAGATCAAGCACGTCGACCTCAACGAGTCGATGATCCGCGCCATTGCGCGCCAGGCCGAGGCGGAGCGGGAGCGGCGGGCCAAGGTCATCCATGCCGAGGGCGAGTTGCAGGCGTCCGAGAAGTTGATGCAGGCCGCCGAGATGCTCAGCCGCCAGTCCGGGGCCATGCAGTTGCGCTACATGCAGACGCTGGGCTCGATCGCCGGCGACAAGAACTCCACCATCGTCTTCCCCATGCCCATCGAGTTGCTCAAGGGCCTGCTGGAGCCCGGCGGCAAGTCTACCAAGCCTGACTGAAGGCAAATTCCTTCGGATAGTCAGCGTCTATAGTTCCAGGCTCATGCATTGATGCGTCCATTCCAGGACGAAGTGGGCGCCCTGGGGGAAATGATGAAACCTACCTTGCTGACGGCCCTGACGCTGGCCGTTACCACTGGCCTGCTCGGTTGCGCAGGCGCACCTCAGATGAGCTGGTCGCGAGTGGGCGATTCCGCCCAGCGCGCGGCGGTCAGCCCGGATGTCTGGGCGCCGGTGGCCGGCGCGGCGGTGATCGCCGCCGGTAACTGGGACCACAAATGGCAACGCTCGGCGAGCGATCACGACTGGTTCTTCGGTGGCGATGCCAACCAGGCCGCCGACCGCATGCTCAATCTTGCCACCGGGTTGAGCGTGGCCACTGCCCTGGTCGCTGCGCCGAAAGAGGCGGACACCGAGGAGAAATGGAGCTGGCGCGGGCGCAACCTGGCCCTGCTGGCGGCGGATCGCTACGCCGTGACCGGATTCGTCGAGGAGGCCAAGGAGTGGTCCGGGCGCGAGCGTCCCGATGGCGTTCCCGACGACTCCTTCCCGTCCAAGCACACTGCAGTCACCGCCGTGCACACCAGCTTCACCCGACGCAACCTGGACTACATCGACATGGACCCGACCCTGCGCTACACCGCCAAGGCCGGGCTCTACACGCTCGATGGGCTGACCGCGCTGGCGCGGGTCGAGGGCGACAAGCACTACCCCACGGACGTGCTGGTGGGCATGGCGGTGGGCAACTTCTTCGCCAACTTCACCTACAACCTGTTCCTCGAAGGGCCCGAGCGCGACCGCTACAACCTGACAGTGGTCCCCGAGACCGGCGGTGGCATGAGCCTGCGCGCGGCGATGCTGTTCTGATCGGGTTGGCGTAGCGGCGGGGGCTGCGGCTAGTCTTGCCTGATTCTTTCCCTGAATGAGTGCATCGATGCCGCTGCGCCTGCTGTTGTTGCTGTTATGTCTGATCAGTGTCGCGCCGCGTGCCGATGAAGTGCTGCGTATGGCAGCGGATCGCTGGCCACCCTACGCCGACGTCCGCCTGCCGGGCGGCGGCGTGGCGGTGCACCTGGTGCGCGCGGCCTTGCAGCGTGCCGGCTACGCCAGCGAATACGTCGAGGTGCCCTGGCCGCGCGTGCTGCACGGCGTGCGTGGCGGCGAGTACGACCTGGTGGTGGACGCCTGGTACAGCGCCGACCGCGAGACCTTCGGCGAATACTCAGAGGCCTACCTGACCAACCGCGTGCGCCTGCTCAAGCGCCGTGGCTCGCCCATCACCTTCGCGCACCTTGCCGACCTTCATCCGTACCGGATTGCCGTGGTGCGGGGCTACAGCTATTCCCCCGAGTTCGACCGCGACGCGCAGTTGCAGCGGGTGCCGGTGCTCAGCTTCGCCAACGCCGCGCTGATGTTGCAGGCCGGGCGGGTGGACCTGACGCTGGAGGACGAGGTCACCGCCCGCCACCAGTTCGCTGGAGAGCTGCTGGCGATCCGGGACCAGCTGGAGTTCCTGCCGGTGCCGCTGGCGGAGAAGGGGCTGCATATCCTGGTCAGCCTGCACAATCCCAAGCATGCGCAGATCGTGGCGGCGTTCAACGAGGCCATTCGTGCGATGCGCGCCGACGGCAGTTATGACGCGCTGATGCGGGAGCATGGGTTGTAGGTCAGCCGCGAATCCGTTCGCGAGCAAGCTCGCTCCTACAGGGAAGGACGCGTACTCAGGCTGTTTCGGCCTGCTCCGCGCCAATATCCTTCTTCAGCAGATGTGCCGCCAGCGTACGCAGGGGCGTGAGCTGCCGGCAGATCAGCGCCAGCTGGGTCTGCACCAGGCGATGCGCGTCGTCCTCCTCCTCGGGCAGCTCCTCCAGGCGCTTGGCCAGCGCATCTTCCTCGTCGCTGTAGATCGCCACCGGGCGCCGCTCGCTGAGGCGCGTGGCGATGTCGTCGAGGCTGGCGGTGAGGCGTTCGGCGGCTTCGCCGATCAGGGTGTCGCTCGGCGCCGGCGGCAGGCGGTCGCGGTGCGCGCCGAGGGCGGAAAGGTAGCTGAGCAGTGTGTGGGAGAGCACCAGGAAGCGGAAGCCGATCTCGGCGTCCTTCCGGAAGTGGCCAGGCTCCAGCAGCATGTTCGACAGCGTGGTGGAAAGCGTGGCGTCGGCGTTGTGCGCGTTGCGTCGGGCGGTGCGATAGGCGAGGTCGTCGCGCTTGCCGTTGGCGTACTGCTGCATGATCTCGCGCAGGTAACGGCTGTTGCAGGCCAGGGTGCCGCCGACCAGGCGGTGCAGGCTGCGGCCGTGCCAGTCGGGCAGGACCAGGAGCACCGCCGCGCCGGCGATCAGCGCGCCGAGCAGGGTATCGAACAGGCGCGGCAGGATCAGCCCGTAGCCGTCGCCCACCTGGTTGAAGCAGAACAGCACCAGCAGCGTGATCGCCGCCGTGGCCAGGGTGTAGCGGGTGCTTCGCGTGGCAAAGAAGGCAACCCCGGCAATCACCGCCAGCAGCGACTGGATCAGCGGGTTGGGGAACAGGTCGATCAGCGCCCAGCCGGCCACCAGGCCGATCAGCGTGCCGAAAATTCGCTGCACCAGGCGGATGCGCGTGGCGCCGTAGTTCGGCTGGCAGACGAACACGGTGGTCAGCATGATCCAGTAGCCCTGGGTCGGGTGGATCAGGTGCAGCACGCCGTAGCCGGCGGCCAGCGCCAATGACAGGCGCAGGGCGTGGCGGAACAGCAGCGAGGTCGGCGAGACCTGCAGGCGGATGCGCTCCAGCGCATCCTTGAACGAGCGTGGTGAGCGGTCCAGTAGGGTGCTGTCCTGCTCGTCGTCCAGTGCGTCGGGGTTGCTTGCGCCACTGAGCTTGCGGTCCAGCGTGGTGAGGTTGGCAGCCAGTGCGCCGAGCGAGCGCAGCAGTCCGCGCCAGGCCGGGTTGCCCTGCTGGCGCAGGTACTCCAGCGAGGCGTTGAGGTCGGCCAGGGCCAGTTCGCTGTCGTTGTAGTCGAACGGCTGGCGCAGCTGGATGGCTTTCGCCAGCGCCCTGCAGGCCTTGCCCTGCTGGTTGAGCAGGCGCTGGCAG of the Pseudomonas sp. PSE14 genome contains:
- a CDS encoding nodulation protein NfeD, translated to MLRLLRRLACFLLLGAGGTLAAPTAVVLDVDGAIGPATADYVVRGISRAADEGAALVVLRMDTPGGLDSAMRSIVKAILVSPVPVAGYVAPGGARAASAGTYILYACHIAAMAPGTNLGAATPIAIGMPDPERSQDKGAAKPDDNRSTLERKQINDASAYIRGLAQLRGRNAEWAERAVREAVSLAADEALKEKVVDVVAPDIPMLLTMIDGRSVSVEGHDLRLHVAGAALVQREADWRTRLLAVITDPSVALILMMIGIYGLIFEFANPGMTLPGVLGAICLLLGLYGLQMLPVSYAGAALILLGLAFMVGEAFMPSFGALGLGGIAAFVVGALILIDTEAPGFGIPLGLVVALATISALFIAGVLSVAIKARRRTVVSGPAGLVGSLATIQWVADDDPCAGWVVLQGEQWQVHANRPLHSGQRVRVMARNGLSLEVAANDDSGGV
- a CDS encoding slipin family protein; protein product: MMGFPFGLLVALILLLFLVLSALRILREYERGVVFQLGRFWKVKGPGLVLVIPVVQQMVRVDLRTVVLDVPPQDVISRDNVSVKVNAVVYFRVLDPQKAIIQVENFLAATSQLAQTTLRAVLGKHELDEMLAERERLNMDIQKVLDAQTDAWGIKVANVEIKHVDLNESMIRAIARQAEAERERRAKVIHAEGELQASEKLMQAAEMLSRQSGAMQLRYMQTLGSIAGDKNSTIVFPMPIELLKGLLEPGGKSTKPD
- a CDS encoding phosphatase PAP2 family protein — its product is MRPFQDEVGALGEMMKPTLLTALTLAVTTGLLGCAGAPQMSWSRVGDSAQRAAVSPDVWAPVAGAAVIAAGNWDHKWQRSASDHDWFFGGDANQAADRMLNLATGLSVATALVAAPKEADTEEKWSWRGRNLALLAADRYAVTGFVEEAKEWSGRERPDGVPDDSFPSKHTAVTAVHTSFTRRNLDYIDMDPTLRYTAKAGLYTLDGLTALARVEGDKHYPTDVLVGMAVGNFFANFTYNLFLEGPERDRYNLTVVPETGGGMSLRAAMLF
- a CDS encoding transporter substrate-binding domain-containing protein, giving the protein MPLRLLLLLLCLISVAPRADEVLRMAADRWPPYADVRLPGGGVAVHLVRAALQRAGYASEYVEVPWPRVLHGVRGGEYDLVVDAWYSADRETFGEYSEAYLTNRVRLLKRRGSPITFAHLADLHPYRIAVVRGYSYSPEFDRDAQLQRVPVLSFANAALMLQAGRVDLTLEDEVTARHQFAGELLAIRDQLEFLPVPLAEKGLHILVSLHNPKHAQIVAAFNEAIRAMRADGSYDALMREHGL
- the yccS gene encoding YccS family putative transporter, encoding MFSSPLLQSLRRLWALDKFAYSLRVFVALSGVMLVCWLQGRPELVIPLFLGVIASALAETDDHWLGRLQALLVTLACFSIASLAVELLFPYPFIFVAGLALSTFAMTLLGALGERYAAIASATLILSIYTMIGVDQRGGTPSDFWREPALLVIGAGWYGLLSVLWNALFANQPVQQSLARLFLELGQYLKIKSTLLEPLRQLDVEAQRLALARQNGRVVVALNQAKETILARLSHGRPSPKISRYLKLYFIAQDVHERASSSHYPYNQLAEAFFHSDVLFRCQRLLNQQGKACRALAKAIQLRQPFDYNDSELALADLNASLEYLRQQGNPAWRGLLRSLGALAANLTTLDRKLSGASNPDALDDEQDSTLLDRSPRSFKDALERIRLQVSPTSLLFRHALRLSLALAAGYGVLHLIHPTQGYWIMLTTVFVCQPNYGATRIRLVQRIFGTLIGLVAGWALIDLFPNPLIQSLLAVIAGVAFFATRSTRYTLATAAITLLVLFCFNQVGDGYGLILPRLFDTLLGALIAGAAVLLVLPDWHGRSLHRLVGGTLACNSRYLREIMQQYANGKRDDLAYRTARRNAHNADATLSTTLSNMLLEPGHFRKDAEIGFRFLVLSHTLLSYLSALGAHRDRLPPAPSDTLIGEAAERLTASLDDIATRLSERRPVAIYSDEEDALAKRLEELPEEEDDAHRLVQTQLALICRQLTPLRTLAAHLLKKDIGAEQAETA